Within the Mus caroli chromosome 10, CAROLI_EIJ_v1.1, whole genome shotgun sequence genome, the region GAGCCCACTGGAGGCAAAGTGAGGGCCAAGGGGACGAGGGAGGGGAAAGGGCTCTGGGCCAGATACACAGTGCTTCTCAGAGAGGTCTTGGGGCTGTGGACTCAGTGATGGATGAGTAGAGCCTATAAAGTTGAGGACATGGTTTCATGTGTTTCCAGGTGTGACTCTAGTAGTATGTGACTTAGGACTTTTATGGATGTGGATGGCAGAAGCTAGGgtttggtggcacaggcctgtcgTCTCAGCTCTTGTTGGGCTAAGACAGGTTCAGAAGTTTGAGTTCAGTATTGGTTatgtagggagaccctgtctcaaagtaaagaGATTCAGTCCAGCCTTCAAGGAGACTTACAGGGACTGAACCTGAGAACCTAATCCTagaattgccttttttttttttttttttaatatttcatgggCTCTACTGTTTGGACTACAGAGATGTATGGTTGCAAGGGACTAAAGGCCTTGTTGGTTCTGGAAGGAATATACAAAAGGGGACAGATTTTAACTTTTACCTCAAAGTTTCTGACCCTGAGTACAGCTGTGTTGTTCTCCACAGTCacctgtctcccttttctttaccCATTTATGCCCAGGTGGCAGCCTACATCCCGCACCTGGCCAAATCAAACCCAGACCTTTGGGGCGTCTCCCTGTGCACTGTGGATGGGCAGCGGTAAGATGCTGGGTGATGCTGGGCCTTGTAGTGTacccctttaatctcagtactcaggagggagaggcaggaggatctctgagtttgagaccagcctggtatcatcctgagtgccaggacagccagagctctgcagatagaccctgtctcacaaacaaacaaagatgctgggtgagaggcaggagctgagagcaCAGGTGCGGAACAAACTTCctgagcgccaggacagccagagctctgcagatagaccctgtctcacaaacaaagaTGCTGGgtgagaggcaggagctgagagcaCAGGTGCGGAACAAAGTCTAACCCCTTTTATGGTACCTGTCTCCTCCAGGCACTCTGTGGGCCACACGAAGATCCCCTTCTGCCTGCAGTCCTGTGTCAAGCCCCTCACTTACGCCATCTCCGTGAGCACCTTAGGCACTGACTACGTGCACAAGTTTGTGGGCAAGGAACCCAGTGGTCTGCGCTATAACAAACTCTCCCTCAATGAGGAAGGTGAGCATCTCCAGGGCTCAGGTTCATACCTGCCTTCTCCTGAGCCCTGTGCcttgcctcctcctctgtgtcttaGCCTTTGCTCTCCTCCAGGTAGGAACTGGACCCAACCCCGATTAGCTTCAGAGTGGGAACAGTGCAGAGTAGGCTTTCTTGGTGACTGACAAGACTGAGTGGTTTGTATTTCCCCAGGAATTCCCCATAACCCCATGGTCAATGCTGGTGCCATTGTGGTCAGCTCCCTGATCAAGGTCAGTGCATTTCTAACCTTCTGAAAGGTAATCTCTCAACTCCCCTTATCCCTACATCCCCATATCTGTTCAGTTCTCCAGGCAGatagggcagggggtggggggctcccGAGTCATTTGAGAGTTAATAAGAGGCATGGAAAAAATGCATCAGGAAGTCCTGTGCTATAAGCTGTAGATGTTAGTGATAGCTGCCACATTCgtcccctcaccctcaccccatgtgctccctgccccctcccagagttctatGAGCAGGTCATGACCTTTGCCTAGGACCAAGAGCCAAATGCCAAGAGCAGGGGGAGGACAACACCATCAGGCATTGATTGGCCACTCCTGGGTGAGAGATATGCTGACAGAAGGGTGAATGGCCAGTCCAGGGCAGTCATTCACGTCACCTGGAACTGTGAGTTGGCCTTGAGCAAGTGATGTCCAACAGGCCCATCAGCTGCAGGTCTCCCAGGGCTTGAGCAAGAACGCAGGAGCAGTGTGGGCAGCGACACTCTGGGGCCAATCACGGTCCTTCCTGAAGAAGGTGGTGTTAGGAACCCTTCCCCCTAGGAACTCAGGTTTCAGAATCCTGGAGTGTTGACTCCTAGCTGAGCCTGCAGTGTTGACGGAAGTGAgcctggcgtgtgtgtgtgtgtgtgtgtgtgtgtgtgtgtgtgtgtctgtctgtctgtctgtctgtctgtgtctgtgtgtctcgcGAGTGCTAAAGTAAGCATGCCTCCCTGTTCTGGGGAGTCCTGTCGGCAGCCCTATCTTTGGGACCTGCCTCATCTCATCTTCTAGAGTTGGGGATGAAGAACATTTGGGCAGAACATTTGCTCCACCATGTGCAGAAACCCGAGGCACTTCAATCTCTGGCACTGctataaagaaatcatttttgtttcattatcaATATATCTGGGGATATCTCAGTGACAGAACATTTGACCAGCATTCCTGAGGTCTTAGTTTCAGTCCTGGtagtagaaagaaaaatcattcaTCAATATAACTGAATATTCAGCAGACACATTCCATTTCTGTCACAGAGGATCTGGGAATCAGGTATAAGCTAGAGTGAGGCTATAGAATGGGGCATAAAGGATGGGGGTataggcatggtagcatatgcctgtAATGCCAGAATCCAGaagttctggggctggagagatagctcagcagttaagagcactgactgctcttccagaggtcttgagttcaatccccagcaactacatggtggctcccaaccatctgtaatgggatctaatgcccccttctggtgtgtctgaaaacagctacagtgtactcatatacattaaaaaaaaaatcacaagttcaaggctagtctgggataCCTGAGACCtctatttaaaagtaaataaataaataaaacggaTAGTAGTAATCATGGATAAGGTGGAATTTAGAGACcgaagtggagacagaaggagtgagccgggagagaggagaggcaagtAGATGGGGTGAGGTTATCTGAATCCTCATtccttgataattttttttttttttttggttttttcaagacagggtttcattttgtttgtttgtttgtttgtttgtttcaacaatcctcctgcctcaacctcccaaaagctgagattataggtgtgcatcaccacacggGCTGGTGGTCTGGATTTTTCTATCACTAGACTACATAAACCTGCATGCACAAAAAGTCTCAGCTGCTTAAACAAGAAGTATCTGGTGCCTATAACATCAGTTACTCCAAGGCCAGAGGGGCTCTCAGCTACTGGATAACCCAGGCCTGACTCAGAGCAAACAAAGGACATTGTAAAATGTAACATTCCCAGAGCAAACAAAGGGCATTGTAAAATGTAACAGTCCCAGTAGCAAGGCTTGACTAagccctcctgcccctgctgtcTGCCATCCTCCCAGACCTGGAATGCTGATtgcttcccctttccttctgtgcAGATGGACTGTAACAAAGCAGAGAAGTTCGATTTTGTAAGTTCCTCTCACTCAACCCTCTCCTGCCTTTCTCTACCCCATGCTGTCCACACAGCTGCTACGGCTATCTCCAGAGGAGTGGGGACCGCTGGCTTCAGCTTCTTGAAGTCCCTACTCTCCTGGGCAAAGAGAGGGTCCGAGTGCCTTATCATCGGCCCGGGTGTGTTCGCTAGCGATCCTTAGTCTAAAGGTGTCTTTCttacctctcttctcttccaggtgttACAGTATCTGAACAAGATGGCCGGGAATGAATTCATGGGGTTCAGCAATGCCACGTAAGACTCTGTTTAGGAGACTGGCTGAGTAGGTTGTACCTTTGAGCATGTGTATGCTTGGTGGGGGAAGgcgaggagggaagggaaagaggactATATATCATCGTAGGAAGAAATTTGGGGGGAATCTTGGCCTCTCAGCTTCCTCTGAGCTTCTGCATCGACATTTACTTACTTGGAGAAATAACATCCCATGTCTGATTACCACGTAATGAGAAAGGCAGCATGCTGGCTTGTGCTGAGGCCCTCGTCAAGACTCAGAGCCAAACATCTTGCCAGATTTCCTAGACAGAGTCACTAGACAGCTTCCggtgggttttgtttctgtttgtttacatttaacCACAAAGCTACACCAGGTATTTGTTCAGGTTCTGAAGTTCCCACTAATACTTTGAGACTGTAAAGGCACGGCTTCCAGCCTCACACAGGCATCAGAATTCTGTATCCCAGGAAAGGTACCCTCCTTCTTTTCCCCCTACACACCCCTTAAGCTTCAAGCATGAAATTTGGTATTTGCTTCAGATTCCAGTCAGAGAAGGAGACTGGGGATCGGAATTACGCCATCGGTTATTACCTCAAGGAGAAGAAGGTAACTGGGAAAGGCCATAGAGAAAGTCCCTGAGAGTTCTACTGCCAGGTCAAGGGCAGGGGGTCGGGCTATGTGAGCCCCTGGCAATGTGAGCCTATGTCCTGAAGAGACTGCTACACCCTGTTCTTTGCAGTGCTTCCCTAAGGGTGTGGACATGATGGCTGCCCTTGATCTCTATTTCCAGGTAAGCAAACATTCCCGGGGTCAAGGGAACGGGACAGAGTGCCCTCCTGTTAAACGGTAGACACTCCTCTCTGGTGGTTCTGTTAGAACGTGTTGAAAGATCTAGATGTAGAGAACGTTATTCTACATTAACGTGTTCGAGTCTACATTGCCCTTTGACCTCTCTTGTCTCTGTAGCTGTGCTCTGTGGAGGTTACCTGTGAGTCAGGCAGTGTCATGGCGGCCACTCTGGCCAACGGCGGCATCTGCCCTATCACAGGGGAGAGCGTGCTGAGCGCCGAGGCCGTGCGCAACACCCTCAGCCTCATGCATTCCTGTGGCATGTATGACTTCTCAGGCCAGTTTGCCTTCCATGTGAGTGTTACCTGCTGTCCGGCTGCCTTGATTCCAGTGCCAAGAGGAGAGGGTAGCCAGGCAAATAGGCTAAGAATCCTTAGGGGATTTTTGTCAAATACATCACATTCCTTAAATATATAGACCCTTTCCATAGCTGGCTCCCATCTTAGATGCCACCTCTAGGGAGAGGCATGGCTGATTTATTTCTCTGTTCCCCCacgacaggctctcactgtgcaGCTGAGGGCAGTCTCAGagtcagtgatcctcctgcctcatcctctaaAGTACTAGAAGGACAGTCATGCACTtagcctggcttttttttttttcttgtttgatttggCATTGGGGATCAAACCTACACTGGGTAAGCCCTGTACCACACTATAAACTTCATCCCCAGCCCTGAAGACTTTCCTGGTtgctctgtctcaaacaaaactacCTCCATCTCTGATTGTAGTGccctggtccttttttttttttttcccgtgtTTGCTTGTCTAtttataaaggtttatttttattattggaaGGGATTCGTACAGGTGAATGTACGAGGCCACTGAGGGTGGAGGTGCTGGACCACCCCACACGCTGgagttacgggtggttgtgagcttgCCAGGTCTGGTGCTTaaaactgaactggggtcctttgcaagaacagcccaggctcttaattactgagccatttctccaggtcccacctcacttttaaaaatatatatacatttttaaattccagtgccggggaggcagaggcagaacaatATCTGGTttgaggaaccctgtctcaataaaacttttattcatttttaagttatgtgtataggtgttttgcctgcgtgtatgtctgtgtaccatgtgcatgcagtgctcagACAGGACAGAAGAGGGATCAGATCTTTTGGAACTGACAGACAATTGTGATCTGCCATGCAGGTGTTCTgaaccaaaccctggtcttccactgagccatcctcccttcagcccccaggtcccatttttaaaatttaaaaatgtatttattatgagtatatatgtatgcatgatggtgcatgtatggaggtcagaggacaactttgtaaaggcttttctctccatccacctttaCATGAGGTCTGGGGAGCAAACTTGGGTTGCTAGACTCGCCCAGCAAGCACCTTAACCTGATAGGCCATTTTGAAAGCCCTTGTTTATCTTTCTGTCTGCCTTCTACTCCCAGAATAGAAGTTGACCGAGAGGCCActtcctggggctggaaagacagacGGCTCTGTGTTCTGGAGCACctgctgcttttgtagaggacctgggatcagctcacccacatggtggctcacaaccatctgtaacttcagctccagagcatccattgtcctcctctggcctccttgggtagtaggcacacatgtggtacacatacatacactcatatacataaagttaaaaagtaatttgtctttttaaaaggaaggttGGAGAACACTTCCTGGCTTGAACACAACACACAGGAGAGTGCTGTTGGTGTCTCAGCAAGCATTCCCTAAATGTATTGATGCACACGGTAGAAGAGAGTAGTCGGAGGCAGATAGAAAAATCTAAGAGGTtgaggtgggtgtggccttgcctGTGCAATCACTTTGACTAGTCCACCTTGTTCCTCAGGTTGGCCTGCCAGCCAAGTCAGCTGTGTCAGGAGCCATCCTCCTGGTTGTACCCAATGTCATGGGGATGATGTGTCTGTCACCGCCGTTAGACAAGCTGGGGAACAGCCAAAGGGGCATCAATTTCTGCCAGGTGAGTTGTTCTGCATATAGAAGTTAATACTGTTTAGTCAAGAATAAGTCAGTGGtgccgggctgtggtggtgcacgcctttaatcccagcactcgggaggcagagacaggcagatttctgagttcgaggccggcctggtctacagagtgagttccaggacagccagggctacacagagaaaccctgtctcagaaaaaaccccaaaaaaaaaaaaaaagaaaagaaaagaataaggtaAGCACTGTAAGAGCAACTGTGAGCTCCCAGGAAGGGCAGGGATAAGTAAACAATTCTTTTGGCTTCTAATTCTAGAAGTTGGTGTCTCTCTTTAACTTCCACAACTATGACAACCTGCGGCACTGCGCTCGGAAGCTAGACCCacggagggaaggaggagaggttcGGGTAAGGAAGACCCGGTAGCCTAAAGGGTATTTTAGAAGGTATCATACATTCCACAAGACTTCAGCAGTGGCCTTGGTCTAGAGGCCCATGGAGGAGGGCCACAGGGGTGAGCTGAGCATGGCTGGCTGGCTTCACAGCCATAGTTCATCTCAGGTGGGTGCAATGTGTGTTCCAGAACAAGACCGTGGTGAACCTGTTATTTGCTGCATATAGTGGAGATGTCTCGGCCCTTCGAAGGTAATTCTGTCATGACTAAATAGAGGTAATAAAATACTCGCGGTACCACATCTTATTAGAACACAGTGTAGCAAACTGCTAAATGCTTCGGTTTACCGGTTAGACTAGAGAAGCTGCATTTAAATAAGTGTCTGTAGGTTCATTGTGTACACATGCCTGTTTGCCCAGttgtacatttgtatgtgtgcctgtggtaGCCAGAGGACAATTTCAGATGTCATAACCTATCAAGCCCCAGGGACTtacctgtccccaccccccaccaatcTAGGATTAAAAACCAGtgctactatatatatatattttttttttcaatgtagagtctgtggatcaaactcaggtctcaggtcctcatgcttggcgggcaagcacttcactgagctatctctccagcctgaggatttgttgttttaaaatcaaaGCGCCTGCCGTGAGTTAAGAATTCATCAACTctgggggctagtgagatggctcagtgggtaagagcacccgactgctcttctgaaggtccgaagttcaaatcccagcaaccacatggtggctcacaaccacccataatgagatctgNNNNNNNNNNNNNNNNNNNNNNNNNNNNNNNNNNNNNNNNNNNNNNNNNNNNNNNNNNNNNNNNNNNNNNNNNNNNNNNNNNNNNNNNNNNNNNNNNNNNNNNNNNNNNNNNNNNNNNNNNNNNNNNNNNNNNNNNNNNNNNNNNNNNNNNNNNNNNNNNNNNNNNNNNNNNNNNNNNNNNNNNNNNNNNNNNNNNNNNNNNNNNNNNNNNNNNNNNNNNNNNNNNNNNNNNNNNNNNNNNNNNNNNNNNaaaaaaaaaaaaaaaggaaaaaaagaaaagaattcatcaactcgggggctggagagatggctcatctctgactgctcttccagaggtcctgagttcaattcccagtaactacatggtggttcacatccatctgtaatggggatccgatgccctcttctggtgtgtctgaagacagtgacactgtactaacacacatgaaataaataaataaatcttaaaaaaaaaaaaaagaattcatgcaCTAATGGCTTGGGTTTGACAAGCATAGTCATTGGAAGTGACTCATATACAATCCTCAATGGATTGCCAACAGGAACCCTTCCAGTCTGGCCCCACTTCAGAATGCTATCTAAGTGATTCCAGACTGGCATGGGTAACCCACGCGACTTCCCACTCCCCTCAGGTTTGCATTGTCGGCCATGGATATGGAGCAGAAGGACTATGACTCCCGCACCGCCCTACATGTCGCTGCAGCTGAAGGTATCTttttggtttgggattttttgtttgtttttcatgacagggtttctctgtgtggccctggctgtcctggaacctgctctatagactaggcttgactcaaactctgcctcccaaatgcttcgattaaaggcatgtgccagcactgccCAACTCAGCTGTAGGTATTCAGAGGGTTAAAGATGGATACCTGAGCAGAGTGGAGGGCCCTTTCTCTTCTACCAGGTGTCCCCTATCATTATGCCCATAAAGGGCAATGGCTAGCTAGTTTTGTCTACCGGTCTTTCAGCCGACAGGGAGACTAGACTGTAACTAGGGGCTGGCAAGAGCAAATATTGAGgacttctctcctcccctctggtACAGACTCTAGCTACCGAGGGTCTACACCAAACAGTTCAGGACCTACCTGCACGCTCTCATTTTCCTCCTACCTATATTCATTCCTAGGACACATTGAAGTTGTCAAATTTCTGATCGAGGCTTGCAAAGTGAATCCTTTTGTCAAGGACAGGTGGGTAGTATTTAATCCTAAAGGGAAGGAGGTCAGCCTTCCGGCCattgtgcatacacatgcaacaATGGCTC harbors:
- the Gls2 gene encoding glutaminase liver isoform, mitochondrial isoform X1 translates to MRSMRALQNALSRAGSHGLQGGWGHLSRGPLLGRGVRYYLGEAAAQGRGTPHSHQPQHSDHDASHSGMLPRLGDLLFYTIAEGQERIPIHKFTTALKATGLQTSDPRLQDCMSKMQRMVQESSSGGLLDRELFQKCVSSNIVLLTQAFRKKFVIPDFEEFTGHVDRIFEDAKEPTGGKVAAYIPHLAKSNPDLWGVSLCTVDGQRHSVGHTKIPFCLQSCVKPLTYAISVSTLGTDYVHKFVGKEPSGLRYNKLSLNEEGIPHNPMVNAGAIVVSSLIKMDCNKAEKFDFVLQYLNKMAGNEFMGFSNATFQSEKETGDRNYAIGYYLKEKKCFPKGVDMMAALDLYFQLCSVEVTCESGSVMAATLANGGICPITGESVLSAEAVRNTLSLMHSCGMYDFSGQFAFHVGLPAKSAVSGAILLVVPNVMGMMCLSPPLDKLGNSQRGINFCQKLVSLFNFHNYDNLRHCARKLDPRREGGEVRNKTVVNLLFAAYSGDVSALRRFALSAMDMEQKDYDSRTALHVAAAEGHIEVVKFLIEACKVNPFVKDRWGNIPLDDAVQFNHLEVVKLLQDYHDSYLLSETQAEAAAETLSKENLESMV
- the Gls2 gene encoding glutaminase liver isoform, mitochondrial isoform X2, which produces MPFPLDVGLWVRRARAVRCCPPGRAFGQVGLRDDACPSDASHSGMLPRLGDLLFYTIAEGQERIPIHKFTTALKATGLQTSDPRLQDCMSKMQRMVQESSSGGLLDRELFQKCVSSNIVLLTQAFRKKFVIPDFEEFTGHVDRIFEDAKEPTGGKVAAYIPHLAKSNPDLWGVSLCTVDGQRHSVGHTKIPFCLQSCVKPLTYAISVSTLGTDYVHKFVGKEPSGLRYNKLSLNEEGIPHNPMVNAGAIVVSSLIKMDCNKAEKFDFVLQYLNKMAGNEFMGFSNATFQSEKETGDRNYAIGYYLKEKKCFPKGVDMMAALDLYFQLCSVEVTCESGSVMAATLANGGICPITGESVLSAEAVRNTLSLMHSCGMYDFSGQFAFHVGLPAKSAVSGAILLVVPNVMGMMCLSPPLDKLGNSQRGINFCQKLVSLFNFHNYDNLRHCARKLDPRREGGEVRNKTVVNLLFAAYSGDVSALRRFALSAMDMEQKDYDSRTALHVAAAEGHIEVVKFLIEACKVNPFVKDRWGNIPLDDAVQFNHLEVVKLLQDYHDSYLLSETQAEAAAETLSKENLESMV